In a genomic window of Streptomyces katrae:
- a CDS encoding class II aldolase/adducin family protein, which produces MSDAYVRNERAGRLVAATEQLFAAGVMSHSGHANLSARLDGERLLLTPGHVRGLRAEQLATVGFDGQVLEGELKSVSAEIIAMHTAVYRARPGVGTVIHTHSPSATAFALAHRPLPCRTEPMLRFGQAEDVPVVPWGPRGSDVSVRGIAEVLRQRPTTSAVLLANHGLLVFGPDPEATAHLVVAIEESAEAEIAAAAIGGAVDFPPGAQEAVRDAIAKAAR; this is translated from the coding sequence ATGAGTGACGCGTACGTACGCAACGAGCGGGCCGGCCGGCTGGTGGCGGCCACGGAGCAGCTCTTCGCGGCCGGGGTGATGTCCCACTCCGGGCACGCCAACCTGAGCGCCCGGCTCGACGGAGAGCGCCTGCTCCTGACGCCCGGGCACGTCCGGGGCCTGCGGGCCGAACAGCTCGCGACCGTCGGCTTCGACGGGCAGGTCCTCGAAGGCGAGCTCAAGTCGGTCAGCGCCGAGATCATCGCCATGCACACCGCCGTCTACCGGGCCCGGCCCGGAGTCGGCACGGTCATCCACACCCACTCGCCCTCCGCGACCGCCTTCGCCCTGGCCCACCGGCCGCTGCCCTGCCGCACCGAGCCGATGCTGCGCTTCGGACAGGCCGAGGACGTCCCCGTCGTCCCCTGGGGGCCGCGCGGATCGGACGTCTCGGTGCGCGGCATCGCCGAGGTGCTGCGGCAGCGCCCCACCACCTCCGCGGTCCTGCTGGCCAACCACGGCCTCCTGGTGTTCGGCCCCGATCCCGAGGCCACCGCCCACCTGGTGGTGGCGATCGAGGAGAGCGCCGAAGCCGAGATCGCCGCCGCCGCCATCGGCGGGGCCGTGGACTTCCCGCCCGGCGCCCAGGAAGCCGTGCGCGACGCGAT